TGACTATTTGCATCATAATATTACGACGCTAAATTAGAGTTTTTTACTCGCAAATGAAGTTGGATACAGTGACGCAAGTAATTTTTTGCGACGATATTATGGTGTAGTAAAAAATTCAAGTCTTATTACTGGTACATGTATATGGTCGCACAAGGAATTTTAACAACTATGTAAGTTGTTGCAAATTTGAGAAAGAACTGATTTGTCATTTCTATTGCagcaaaactcatttatccTAATCACACATTCTCTCTCATTTAGTTTAATCTAatactctctccctctctcagccCTAATTGATACACAAATATGCGTGCACTCAATGTTTGAGTTTCAAAGTTTGTGTATTCATATAAAATGGATTACTACATAGGATAGCATTTGAAGTCCCTTGTGTCAAGGCATATTGATACAAAAACCAAAATGTGCAGTTCGATACACTACTTAGTAGCACCTACAGTGTCTCTGTGATGAAATCGTCTTTTCCTCCCAGATCATGAAAACCAGTCAGCCTATCGACAGCAATTCCGTTcctaaaattaaacattttcatACTTGTACTTTGATGAAAAGGATTGAACATATCTGAAGTCATAGAAGCGAACGCTAAGGCATATCAGCACAGTAAACCTTAAGATAACCATTGAGATGTGCATTCTGCATTCCATTTTAAGTATTGTATCTAAGTTTGAACCTTGGCTTCTTAATCAGGTCAAACCAAGATGCAAAACCTCCAAGCTCATGCTCATGCTCTTGAATACCAATTCAGTCAATTTTGATGCATTCCCTCTCTCTAGGATAGTGTCTTTAGTTTACTATTTTCATCTGGGGCAGGAAGAAATATTGACCGGTACAATTAAACTTATATGTATCAagtgaaaacataataatttcaGGATCCAAAATCGTATTTATAGGAGAATTTCTAAATTGACTTAGTACGTTCAGTTTAGGACCTATTCGCCATGAATCAAGGCAACGCTTTCCAGTCAAAAGCTCCAACAGAAGCCAACCGAAGCAATAGACATCAGTTTTCTCAGTTAAGCAGCCCGTAGCAAAATAGTTGGGGCATTGGAATAGAGTAGTCATCCCACGCTTCCAATTATCATTTACATGATTTTCACCATCGGgtattattaaagaaaaagagaaaccaATTAGCTTTGGAATATCATTTAGGTCTACAAAGACAGTGTCGAGATTGATATTCGTATGGATGATGGGTCTAGAGAATGATGTATGGAGATATGAAGTTGCATGAGCAATCTCCCTTGCCATCTTTAACCT
This Juglans regia cultivar Chandler unplaced genomic scaffold, Walnut 2.0 Scaffold_20729, whole genome shotgun sequence DNA region includes the following protein-coding sequences:
- the LOC118345289 gene encoding non-functional pseudokinase ZRK2-like; its protein translation is MVGPVILARELRGAGVEQQFQAVRNLAWRCMEEDPKQRPTMVDKRFSLSAYRNVLKLVGFCLETEIVILVYEFAGKGTLRDRFVVSDEPMTRQSRLKMAREIAHATSYLHTSFSRPIIHTNINLDTVFVDLNDIPKLIGFSFSLIIPDGENHVNDNWKRGMTTLFQCPNYFATGCLTEKTDVYCFGWLLLELLTGKRCLDSWRIGPKLN